Proteins co-encoded in one Acidovorax sp. 69 genomic window:
- a CDS encoding YciI family protein, whose product MPYMLLIMEPHGQRAERGLAGGQEAYARMLRFGEALQARGLLRATESLASTEQAVRLQVREGQTRLVDGPFAETKEMVGGFFLIDCATREEAVAIARECPAAEWATVEVRELAPCYHGAAG is encoded by the coding sequence ATGCCCTACATGCTGCTCATCATGGAACCCCACGGCCAGCGGGCCGAGCGCGGACTGGCGGGGGGCCAGGAGGCCTATGCACGCATGTTGCGTTTTGGCGAAGCACTTCAGGCGCGGGGCCTGTTGCGTGCGACGGAATCCCTGGCCTCCACCGAACAGGCTGTGCGCCTGCAGGTGCGCGAGGGGCAGACCCGATTGGTGGATGGCCCGTTCGCCGAGACCAAAGAGATGGTGGGTGGCTTTTTCCTGATCGACTGCGCGACGCGCGAAGAGGCGGTGGCCATTGCCCGTGAATGCCCCGCCGCAGAATGGGCCACGGTGGAGGTGCGCGAACTGGCGCCCTGCTACCACGGAGCAGCTGGTTGA
- the leuA gene encoding 2-isopropylmalate synthase: MIAKPATKYQPIAPVALTDRQWPNRSITHAPVWLSTDLRDGNQALFEPMNGERKMRLFQELVRIGFKEIEVGFPAASQIDFDFVRRLIDEDLIPDDVTIMVMTQSREDLIARTVEAVQGAPRAIVHLYNATAPAWRRIVFGMNVTQVMQLIAHHVGYLKQLTDAQPGTQWTLQYSPETFSATELSVSLKACQTAIAAWNAGPGRPIIINLPTTVENATPNVFADQIEWMDRRLAPREHIVLSVHPHNDRGTGVAAAELAMMAGADRVEGCLFGNGERCGNVDIVTLALNMYTQGVHPNLDFSDITSVARIAEECTSLPVHPRHPYAGDLVFTAFSGSHQDAIKKGFAAQDPNALWEVPYLPIDPADLGRTYDSVIRVNSQSGKGGIAFLLEREHGVVMPRRMQVEFSAVVQRQTDASESEMTGDALWHLFQTTYLRAPAQAAIVCHGHKIDEDGQGIELDVTIDGTHQHLRGQGNGPIAATVDALGLPLRVDHYEERATGTGANAQALAIVEAAMEGVTGSTFGAGASHNIVTASVLAIVSVANRLLLRRQAAEVAAVA, translated from the coding sequence ATGATTGCCAAGCCCGCTACCAAATACCAGCCCATTGCCCCCGTCGCATTGACCGACCGCCAGTGGCCCAACCGCAGCATCACCCACGCGCCCGTGTGGCTCTCCACCGACCTGCGCGATGGCAACCAGGCCTTGTTCGAGCCGATGAACGGCGAGCGCAAGATGCGGCTTTTTCAAGAGCTGGTGCGCATCGGGTTCAAGGAGATCGAGGTGGGATTCCCTGCCGCATCACAAATCGATTTCGACTTTGTGCGCCGCCTCATTGACGAAGACCTGATCCCCGACGACGTGACCATCATGGTGATGACCCAGTCGCGCGAGGACCTGATTGCGCGCACGGTGGAGGCTGTGCAGGGCGCGCCCCGCGCCATCGTGCACCTGTACAACGCCACGGCGCCCGCGTGGCGGCGCATCGTGTTCGGCATGAACGTGACGCAGGTGATGCAGCTCATCGCGCACCACGTGGGCTACTTGAAGCAGCTCACCGACGCGCAGCCCGGCACGCAGTGGACGCTGCAATATTCGCCCGAGACCTTCAGCGCCACCGAACTCAGCGTGTCGCTCAAGGCCTGCCAGACCGCCATCGCGGCCTGGAACGCCGGCCCTGGCCGCCCCATCATCATCAACCTGCCCACCACAGTGGAGAACGCCACGCCCAACGTGTTCGCCGACCAGATCGAGTGGATGGACCGGCGCCTCGCCCCCCGCGAGCACATCGTGCTCTCGGTGCACCCGCACAACGATCGCGGCACCGGCGTGGCCGCGGCAGAGCTGGCGATGATGGCTGGCGCCGACCGCGTGGAAGGCTGCCTGTTTGGCAACGGCGAGCGCTGCGGTAACGTGGACATCGTGACCTTGGCGCTCAACATGTACACGCAGGGTGTGCACCCGAACCTGGATTTTTCGGACATCACGTCGGTGGCGCGCATTGCCGAAGAATGCACCTCGCTGCCCGTACACCCGCGCCACCCGTACGCGGGCGACCTGGTGTTCACCGCGTTCTCAGGCTCGCACCAGGATGCGATCAAGAAGGGCTTTGCCGCGCAGGACCCGAACGCTTTGTGGGAGGTGCCGTATTTGCCCATCGACCCGGCCGACCTGGGCCGCACCTATGACAGCGTGATCCGCGTGAACAGCCAGTCGGGCAAGGGCGGTATCGCGTTTTTGCTGGAGCGCGAACACGGCGTGGTGATGCCCCGGCGCATGCAGGTGGAGTTCAGCGCCGTGGTGCAGCGCCAGACCGACGCGAGCGAAAGCGAAATGACGGGCGATGCGCTGTGGCACCTGTTCCAGACCACCTACCTGCGGGCGCCTGCTCAAGCGGCGATCGTGTGCCACGGCCACAAAATCGATGAAGACGGCCAGGGCATCGAGCTGGATGTCACCATCGACGGCACACACCAGCACTTGCGCGGCCAGGGCAACGGGCCCATCGCTGCCACGGTGGATGCGCTGGGCCTGCCGCTGCGCGTGGACCACTACGAAGAACGGGCCACCGGCACCGGGGCCAACGCCCAGGCGCTGGCCATCGTGGAAGCCGCCATGGAGGGCGTGACAGGCTCCACCTTTGGCGCAGGCGCCAGCCACAACATCGTGACCGCATCGGTGTTGGCCATCGTGAGCGTCGCCAACCGGTTGCTGCTGCGGCGCCAGGCGGCCGAAGTCGCTGCGGTAGCGTGA
- a CDS encoding Spy/CpxP family protein refolding chaperone, with protein MASTLQRRFAATAFLAALALPVLAQQAPTAPPAASAKAPEGRHQRHHGDMAQRHAKHLAELKGQLKLTAAQEPAWTAFNTAMQPGDRPARLDRQDMDKLTTPERIDRMRALRAQHAAEADRRGEATKTFYATLTPEQQKTFDVQTHRGHRMGGMKGGGEGRHGRDGDHHGMRGGMHGGDGKPGPAPAK; from the coding sequence ATGGCATCCACACTCCAACGCCGCTTCGCTGCCACCGCATTTCTGGCCGCTCTGGCCCTGCCTGTACTGGCCCAGCAGGCCCCCACAGCGCCGCCTGCTGCGTCCGCCAAGGCCCCTGAAGGCCGGCACCAGCGCCACCACGGCGACATGGCCCAGCGCCATGCCAAGCACCTGGCCGAACTCAAGGGTCAGCTCAAGCTGACGGCAGCCCAGGAACCCGCCTGGACGGCATTCAACACCGCCATGCAGCCCGGCGATCGCCCCGCCCGCCTGGACCGTCAGGACATGGACAAGTTGACCACCCCTGAACGCATCGACCGCATGCGGGCCCTGCGTGCCCAGCACGCCGCCGAGGCCGACCGCCGGGGCGAGGCCACCAAAACCTTTTACGCGACCCTCACGCCTGAACAGCAAAAGACGTTTGATGTCCAGACGCACCGTGGGCACCGCATGGGCGGCATGAAGGGGGGCGGTGAAGGCCGCCACGGCCGTGATGGCGACCACCACGGCATGCGCGGTGGCATGCATGGTGGCGATGGCAAGCCAGGCCCCGCACCTGCCAAATAA
- a CDS encoding YciI family protein: MRFMIIVKATAETEQGCMPTAALMAEMGRYHEELAQAGVLLDGSGLKPTAQGWRVRYAAGGRTVTDGPFTETKELIAGYTLIQVRSRDEALEWTRRFPNPRGQGLEAEIEVRQLFEMEDFAGIEGVEKFTSLDAMRG, from the coding sequence ATGCGATTCATGATCATTGTCAAAGCCACGGCCGAAACCGAACAAGGCTGCATGCCCACCGCTGCACTGATGGCCGAGATGGGCCGTTACCACGAAGAACTTGCCCAAGCAGGGGTGCTGCTGGACGGCAGCGGTCTCAAGCCCACGGCGCAGGGCTGGCGCGTGCGCTATGCCGCCGGTGGCCGCACTGTCACCGACGGGCCGTTCACCGAAACCAAGGAACTCATCGCCGGCTACACCCTGATCCAGGTGCGCAGCCGCGACGAGGCACTGGAATGGACGCGCCGTTTCCCCAACCCACGCGGCCAAGGGCTGGAGGCCGAGATCGAAGTGCGCCAGCTGTTCGAGATGGAAGACTTTGCGGGCATCGAAGGCGTGGAGAAGTTCACCAGCCTCGACGCCATGCGCGGCTGA
- a CDS encoding EAL domain-containing protein, with amino-acid sequence MPPAQATAEAARLHALQSYAILDTPAEDSFDQLAKLAAQVCSCPMAVVNFLDSDRQWFKAAVGVPFRETDRAIAFCAHALNGSREPIVVPDATQHPTFANNPLVLEEPHIRFYACVPLVTNDGFALGTLAVLDAVPRSMQPEQLEGLRILAEQAMVQLELRRQKHVLADLVQQRDQMHAELMAQSETLRVAGQIARIGGWIVELPSLQLNWSQEIAATFGIVDRMGSVEQILELYLPPHRQAIQMAFENCIHHGIPFDMEAELVTRDARHFRVRITGQAVRDGDGRIVRVQGAFQDISAQHQARQARRESEERFQLVSRATADAVWDWNLHTDAMWWNEGMQTLFGVPLDQLPPDSTSWTLRLHPDDSEEVLSGIHHAIDGAANHWSAEYRFRRHDGSYAWVLDRGFLIRDLQGKAVRMVGGMTDISAQKMADLDAQRDAQNHADLLQVQQRISSLEMPLPDVLQLVADTVLRQTSARGAMVELLQGRQLVAQASAGDHVRPVGNLLAVDQSLLWPALSEGRTVVCNDTESEGWDMVSLPHRHGVRSVMAVPLRSGDAIVGSLKVTSDKVNAFSRRDVAHLEILTESLGAMVQLRHVAGQLRASELQYRMLFDEHPHPMWVYDKETLRLQAVNRSMEMHYGYTEAELLTMSMTDLWPLERRDGVRASIVAIAMDQRNKPVISRHIKKDGTLMDVEITAGSIGFNGRPARQVLATDVTERLRTERELARMGRAQRLLSACNETLVRATSETALLQAICQIAVDIGGYRMGWVGFVLDDERKSIQPVAHAGYNENYLDNLHLSWSADDPYGRGPAGMAVRSGKPVIVQDIRIEGDFADWTERMLDNGFHGVICLPLKDRDRDLDRTFGLLYLYAPDILQISTEEAALLQELSNDLAFGITSLRAHKAQQRLQASVLKVAAAVSASTGTEFFVQLVRNMADALGAQGGCVVRLQPPIEGQPPRVITLAAVLDGNMLPNDEYSLEDTPSLMLLSQREYVVVDGVQQRYPRAPMLRLVSAMGYAGQQLYNADGEVVGIVFVLFRQPIAETDFITSTLQIFASRASAEIGRQLADARIRHQASLLDKAQDAILVRDLDHRIIYWNKSAERLYGWSQLQALGQSIETLLYDDPTHFRHATQAVLEQGEWTGEIVQYHRDGSTIEVEGRWTLVRGDDGQPQSILAINTDIRQRKASEREIQRLAFYDALTGLPNRMLLMDRIHQALATAQRRQQGGALLFIDLDNFKTLNDTLGHDQGDLLLQQVAQRLNTCVRSVDTVARLGGDEFVVMLEELSPKPHELAMHARGVGEKILTMLAVPYALAGYQYRSTPSIGIAPFTGEQTTVGELLKQADLAMYQAKTAGRNTLRFFDPDMQAVVTARAGLETDLRSALAQEEFLLHFQPQMHQSGRCVGVEALVRWAHPQRGMVSPAQFIPLAEETGLILPLGRWVLHTACQLLARWQDDPALAHLTMAVNVSSRQFRHASFVDDVARVLAITGAPSGQLKLELTESVLVEDMETTIATMTALRSYGVGFSLDDFGTGYSSLSYLKRMPLDQLKIDQSFVRDLLTDPNDAAIVDTIIGLSRSLGLEVIAEGVETPEQRELLARAGCQLYQGYLFSRPLSVDVLDAFLRIPPT; translated from the coding sequence ATGCCACCCGCGCAAGCCACCGCAGAGGCCGCACGGCTCCACGCACTGCAGTCTTACGCAATCCTCGACACTCCGGCCGAAGACAGCTTTGACCAATTGGCGAAGCTGGCCGCGCAGGTGTGCAGCTGCCCCATGGCCGTGGTCAACTTTCTGGACAGTGACCGCCAATGGTTCAAGGCGGCGGTGGGGGTTCCCTTTCGGGAAACAGACCGCGCCATTGCGTTCTGTGCCCACGCGCTGAACGGCAGCCGCGAGCCCATCGTGGTGCCCGACGCCACCCAGCACCCCACGTTTGCCAACAACCCCCTGGTTCTCGAAGAACCCCACATCCGGTTTTATGCCTGTGTGCCGTTAGTAACGAACGATGGATTCGCACTCGGCACCCTGGCCGTGCTCGATGCTGTTCCACGCAGCATGCAGCCCGAACAGCTCGAAGGCCTGCGCATTCTTGCCGAGCAGGCCATGGTGCAACTGGAGTTGCGCCGGCAAAAGCACGTGCTGGCCGACCTGGTACAGCAGCGCGACCAGATGCATGCCGAGCTGATGGCCCAGAGCGAGACCCTGCGCGTGGCCGGGCAAATAGCCAGAATCGGCGGCTGGATCGTGGAACTGCCCAGCCTGCAGTTGAACTGGTCGCAAGAGATCGCCGCCACCTTCGGCATCGTGGATCGCATGGGTTCGGTGGAGCAGATCCTGGAGCTGTACCTGCCGCCCCACAGACAGGCCATACAAATGGCTTTTGAGAACTGCATCCACCACGGCATCCCGTTTGACATGGAGGCCGAACTCGTCACGCGGGATGCGCGGCATTTCCGGGTGCGCATCACCGGGCAGGCGGTGCGCGATGGTGACGGCCGCATCGTGCGGGTGCAGGGCGCGTTCCAGGACATCTCAGCCCAGCACCAGGCCCGGCAGGCGCGCCGCGAAAGCGAAGAGCGCTTTCAACTGGTGTCGCGCGCCACGGCCGATGCGGTGTGGGACTGGAACCTGCACACCGACGCCATGTGGTGGAACGAGGGCATGCAGACCCTCTTTGGTGTGCCACTGGACCAGCTGCCCCCCGACAGCACCTCCTGGACATTGCGGCTGCACCCGGACGACAGTGAAGAGGTGCTCAGCGGCATTCACCACGCCATTGATGGAGCAGCCAACCACTGGTCGGCGGAATACCGGTTCCGCCGCCACGATGGCAGCTACGCCTGGGTGTTGGACCGGGGTTTCCTGATCCGCGACCTGCAGGGCAAAGCAGTGCGTATGGTGGGCGGCATGACCGACATCAGCGCGCAGAAAATGGCGGACCTGGATGCCCAGCGCGATGCCCAGAACCATGCCGACCTGCTGCAGGTGCAGCAACGCATCTCCTCGCTGGAAATGCCTCTGCCCGATGTGCTGCAACTGGTGGCCGACACCGTGCTGCGCCAGACCAGCGCACGCGGCGCCATGGTGGAGCTGCTGCAGGGTCGCCAACTGGTGGCACAGGCATCGGCGGGCGACCATGTGCGGCCCGTGGGAAACCTGCTGGCCGTGGACCAGAGCCTGTTGTGGCCCGCTCTCAGCGAGGGGCGCACCGTGGTGTGCAACGACACCGAGTCTGAGGGCTGGGACATGGTCTCGCTTCCGCACCGCCACGGCGTGCGTTCAGTGATGGCTGTGCCGCTGCGCAGTGGCGATGCCATCGTGGGCTCACTCAAGGTCACCTCCGACAAGGTCAACGCTTTCTCGCGCCGCGACGTGGCCCATCTGGAGATCCTGACCGAGTCGCTGGGTGCCATGGTGCAGTTGCGCCATGTGGCGGGACAGTTGCGCGCATCCGAGCTGCAGTACCGCATGCTGTTTGACGAACACCCGCACCCGATGTGGGTGTACGACAAGGAAACGCTGCGCCTACAGGCCGTGAACCGGTCCATGGAGATGCACTACGGCTACACAGAGGCCGAGTTGCTCACCATGTCGATGACCGACCTGTGGCCATTGGAGCGGCGCGATGGGGTGCGCGCCAGCATCGTGGCCATTGCCATGGACCAGCGCAACAAACCCGTCATCAGCCGCCATATCAAGAAAGACGGCACGCTGATGGATGTGGAAATCACAGCCGGCAGCATCGGCTTCAATGGCCGCCCTGCGCGCCAGGTACTGGCCACCGATGTGACTGAGCGCCTGCGCACCGAACGCGAGCTGGCCCGCATGGGCCGCGCCCAGCGCCTATTGAGCGCCTGCAACGAAACCCTGGTGCGCGCCACGTCCGAAACGGCACTGCTGCAAGCCATTTGCCAGATTGCCGTGGACATCGGTGGCTACCGCATGGGCTGGGTCGGGTTTGTGCTGGACGATGAGCGCAAATCCATCCAGCCCGTGGCCCATGCGGGCTACAACGAGAATTACCTCGACAACCTGCACCTGAGCTGGTCCGCTGACGACCCCTATGGCCGGGGACCGGCCGGCATGGCCGTGCGCTCCGGCAAACCCGTGATCGTGCAGGACATCCGCATCGAGGGAGACTTTGCCGACTGGACCGAGCGCATGCTGGACAACGGCTTTCACGGCGTCATCTGCCTGCCGCTGAAAGACCGGGACCGCGACCTCGATCGCACTTTTGGCCTGCTGTACCTGTACGCGCCAGACATCCTGCAGATCAGCACCGAGGAAGCCGCTTTGCTGCAGGAGCTCTCCAACGACCTGGCCTTTGGCATCACCAGCCTGCGCGCGCACAAGGCGCAGCAGCGGCTGCAGGCCTCGGTGCTCAAGGTCGCAGCGGCCGTGTCGGCCAGCACAGGCACCGAGTTTTTTGTGCAGCTGGTGCGCAACATGGCCGATGCACTGGGTGCACAGGGTGGCTGTGTGGTGCGGCTGCAGCCGCCCATTGAAGGGCAGCCCCCTCGGGTGATCACCCTGGCTGCGGTCCTCGATGGGAACATGTTGCCCAACGACGAGTACAGCCTGGAAGACACGCCCAGCCTGATGCTGTTGTCCCAACGCGAATATGTCGTCGTCGATGGGGTCCAACAACGATACCCACGGGCCCCGATGTTGCGGCTGGTGAGTGCCATGGGCTATGCCGGACAACAACTGTACAACGCTGATGGCGAAGTGGTGGGCATCGTGTTCGTGCTGTTCCGTCAACCCATTGCCGAGACCGACTTCATCACCTCCACGCTGCAGATCTTTGCCTCGCGGGCCTCGGCGGAAATCGGGCGCCAGTTGGCGGATGCCCGCATCCGGCACCAGGCCTCGCTGCTGGACAAGGCGCAAGACGCCATCCTGGTGCGCGACCTGGACCACCGCATCATTTACTGGAACAAAAGCGCCGAGCGCCTGTATGGCTGGTCGCAGCTGCAGGCACTGGGGCAATCCATCGAGACGCTGCTCTATGACGACCCCACGCATTTCCGGCATGCCACACAGGCGGTGCTGGAGCAGGGTGAATGGACCGGTGAGATCGTGCAGTACCACCGTGATGGCAGCACCATCGAGGTCGAAGGCCGCTGGACGCTGGTGCGCGGTGACGACGGCCAGCCGCAGTCCATCCTGGCCATCAACACCGACATTCGGCAGCGCAAGGCCAGTGAGCGTGAAATCCAGCGCCTGGCGTTTTATGACGCCCTGACCGGCCTGCCCAACCGCATGCTGCTCATGGACCGCATACACCAGGCCTTGGCTACCGCCCAGCGGCGCCAGCAGGGCGGGGCGTTGCTGTTCATCGACCTGGACAACTTCAAGACCCTGAACGACACCCTGGGCCATGACCAGGGCGACCTGCTGCTGCAGCAGGTGGCACAGCGCCTGAACACCTGCGTGCGCAGTGTGGACACCGTGGCCCGCCTGGGTGGTGACGAGTTTGTGGTGATGCTGGAAGAGCTGAGCCCCAAGCCCCACGAGCTGGCCATGCACGCCCGGGGCGTCGGCGAAAAAATTCTGACCATGCTGGCTGTGCCCTATGCACTGGCGGGCTACCAATACCGCAGCACCCCCAGCATCGGCATTGCACCGTTCACGGGTGAACAAACCACGGTGGGCGAGTTGCTCAAACAGGCCGATCTGGCCATGTACCAGGCAAAAACCGCCGGGCGCAACACGTTGCGCTTTTTTGACCCCGACATGCAGGCCGTTGTAACGGCCCGCGCCGGGCTGGAGACCGATTTGCGCTCGGCATTGGCGCAAGAAGAGTTTTTGCTCCACTTTCAGCCGCAGATGCACCAATCCGGCCGCTGCGTCGGTGTCGAGGCGCTGGTGCGCTGGGCCCATCCGCAGCGGGGCATGGTGTCACCGGCCCAGTTCATTCCGCTGGCCGAAGAAACCGGGCTCATTTTGCCGCTGGGCCGTTGGGTGCTGCACACGGCATGCCAGTTGTTGGCCCGCTGGCAGGACGACCCGGCCCTGGCGCACCTGACCATGGCCGTCAACGTGAGTTCGCGCCAGTTCCGCCATGCCAGCTTTGTGGATGACGTGGCCCGGGTCCTGGCGATTACCGGCGCTCCTTCGGGGCAGCTCAAGCTGGAGCTGACCGAGAGTGTGTTGGTGGAAGACATGGAAACCACCATCGCCACCATGACAGCGCTGCGCTCTTACGGGGTGGGGTTCTCTCTGGACGACTTTGGCACCGGTTACTCCAGCCTGAGCTACTTGAAGCGCATGCCGCTGGACCAGCTCAAGATTGACCAGAGTTTTGTGCGCGACCTGCTGACCGACCCCAACGACGCGGCGATCGTGGACACGATCATCGGCCTGTCACGCAGCCTGGGCCTGGAAGTGATTGCCGAGGGCGTGGAAACCCCCGAGCAACGCGAGCTGCTGGCCCGTGCAGGCTGCCAGCTCTACCAGGGTTACCTCTTCAGCCGCCCCCTCTCTGTGGACGTTCTGGACGCCTTCCTGCGCATTCCGCCCACCTAG
- a CDS encoding SRPBCC family protein → MIKTIALVLLAALGLFLAFAATRPDSFRVERSRVISAPPERVYALVHDLRQFNTWNPYERKDPAAKGEYSATTTGPGARYAWQGDKIGTGSMEIVEATAPVRVGMKLDFVAPFEAHNQVEFSLQPEAQGATRVTWAMHGPVPYVAKIAHLVFNMDRMVGQDFEDGLANLQAEAQKPAS, encoded by the coding sequence ATGATCAAGACCATTGCGCTTGTGCTGCTGGCAGCGTTGGGGCTTTTCCTGGCCTTTGCCGCGACCCGCCCCGATAGCTTTCGCGTGGAGCGCAGCCGCGTCATCTCGGCTCCTCCCGAGCGCGTGTATGCGCTGGTGCACGACCTGCGCCAGTTCAACACCTGGAACCCCTACGAACGCAAGGACCCCGCCGCCAAGGGCGAGTACAGCGCCACCACCACGGGCCCCGGCGCGCGATACGCCTGGCAGGGCGACAAGATAGGCACCGGCAGCATGGAAATCGTGGAAGCCACAGCCCCTGTGCGCGTGGGCATGAAGCTCGATTTTGTGGCTCCGTTTGAAGCCCACAACCAAGTGGAGTTCTCGTTGCAGCCAGAGGCGCAGGGTGCCACGCGTGTGACCTGGGCCATGCACGGCCCGGTGCCTTATGTGGCCAAGATTGCGCACCTGGTCTTCAACATGGACCGCATGGTCGGTCAGGACTTTGAAGATGGCCTGGCCAATTTGCAGGCAGAGGCCCAAAAGCCGGCGAGCTGA
- a CDS encoding 3-deoxy-7-phosphoheptulonate synthase — translation MTHAHHSATPVSTHDTTRIDDTRIKAVRPLITPALLQEWLPTPDTTLTLVETSRAAISRVLHGQDDRLIVVVGPCSIHDHGQAMEYAHQLKQQADALQADLLVVMRVYFEKPRTTVGWKGYINDPRLDGSFAINEGLELARQLLLDVLAVGLPVGTEFLDLLSPQFISDLVSWGAIGARTTESQSHRQLASGLSCPVGFKNGTDGGVKVASDAMQAAQASHAFMGMTKMGQAAIFETRGNNDCHVILRGGKQPNYSAADVNATCAVLKAAGLREQVMIDVSHANSSKQHQRQITVADEVAQQVAAGDARITGLMIESHLQEGRQDIVPGQPLQHGVSVTDACISLAQTVPVLEGLAAAVRARRKFHGQG, via the coding sequence ATGACCCACGCACACCACTCTGCCACCCCCGTTTCCACCCACGACACCACGCGCATTGATGACACGCGCATCAAGGCCGTGCGCCCACTCATCACGCCCGCACTGCTGCAAGAGTGGCTGCCCACGCCCGACACCACGCTGACCCTGGTCGAAACCAGCCGCGCCGCCATCTCGCGCGTGCTGCATGGCCAGGACGACCGGCTCATCGTGGTGGTGGGGCCCTGTTCCATCCACGACCACGGCCAGGCGATGGAATATGCGCACCAGCTCAAGCAACAGGCCGACGCGCTGCAGGCCGACCTGCTGGTCGTGATGCGTGTGTACTTTGAGAAGCCCCGCACTACCGTGGGCTGGAAGGGCTACATCAACGATCCGCGCCTGGATGGCAGCTTTGCCATCAACGAGGGGCTGGAATTGGCGCGCCAGTTGCTGCTGGATGTACTGGCGGTCGGTCTGCCGGTGGGCACCGAGTTTTTGGACCTTTTGAGCCCGCAATTCATCAGCGACCTGGTGAGCTGGGGCGCCATTGGCGCCCGCACCACCGAAAGCCAGAGCCACCGCCAGCTGGCCAGTGGCTTGAGCTGCCCCGTGGGTTTCAAGAACGGCACCGATGGTGGCGTGAAGGTGGCCAGCGACGCCATGCAGGCTGCGCAGGCCTCCCATGCCTTCATGGGCATGACCAAGATGGGCCAGGCGGCGATCTTCGAGACACGCGGCAACAACGACTGCCACGTGATCCTGCGGGGTGGCAAGCAGCCCAACTACAGCGCCGCCGATGTGAATGCGACCTGCGCCGTGCTCAAGGCCGCAGGGCTGCGTGAGCAGGTGATGATCGACGTGAGCCATGCCAACAGCAGCAAGCAGCACCAGCGCCAGATTACGGTGGCGGACGAAGTCGCTCAGCAGGTTGCTGCGGGCGATGCACGCATCACGGGTCTGATGATCGAAAGCCACCTGCAGGAAGGCCGCCAGGACATCGTTCCCGGCCAGCCGCTACAACACGGGGTGTCGGTGACCGATGCCTGCATCAGCCTGGCGCAGACCGTGCCAGTGCTGGAGGGCTTGGCCGCAGCGGTGCGCGCGCGGCGCAAGTTCCACGGCCAAGGGTGA
- a CDS encoding VOC family protein, whose protein sequence is MHKQIFVNLPIDNMARSQAFFRALGYEFNPDFTNDQGACLVVGDNLFVMLLVKDFYATFTSKTIADARTTSEVLLCFSCDSREEVDALVAKAVAAGGTTPRPAQDLGFMYSQSFDDLDGHTWEFVHMVDASKALG, encoded by the coding sequence ATGCACAAGCAAATCTTCGTGAATCTGCCCATCGACAACATGGCCCGCTCGCAGGCTTTTTTTCGGGCGCTGGGCTACGAGTTCAACCCCGATTTCACCAACGACCAAGGGGCGTGTCTGGTCGTGGGGGACAACCTTTTTGTGATGCTGCTGGTCAAAGACTTCTATGCTACCTTCACCAGCAAGACCATTGCCGATGCGCGAACAACGTCCGAGGTGCTGCTGTGTTTCTCTTGCGACAGCCGCGAAGAGGTCGATGCACTGGTCGCCAAGGCCGTGGCTGCGGGCGGCACCACACCCCGGCCAGCGCAAGACCTCGGTTTCATGTACTCGCAGTCGTTTGACGACCTGGACGGCCATACCTGGGAATTTGTGCACATGGTGGACGCCAGCAAAGCGCTGGGCTAA
- a CDS encoding C40 family peptidase, producing the protein MRVFHRLTLAAWIAALLVLGGCGTSRPPSPSSPSSPSSPSSPSSSAPVRTTPPLSAEQAHDIAIHALGLVGTPYRYGGNTPDTGFDCSGLIGYVYRNQVGTPPPRTVAQLNGWGYPIDGGELRAGDLVVFGTGRQPNHAGIYVGEGRFVHAPSTGGTVRLDHLQARHWARQNAAFRRP; encoded by the coding sequence ATGCGCGTTTTCCACCGTCTGACCCTTGCTGCCTGGATCGCCGCCCTGCTGGTGCTGGGTGGCTGCGGCACCTCCCGGCCCCCGTCACCTTCGTCACCTTCGTCACCTTCGTCACCTTCGTCACCTTCGTCATCGGCGCCGGTACGCACCACCCCGCCCCTGAGCGCCGAGCAGGCGCACGACATCGCCATACACGCGCTGGGCCTGGTGGGCACGCCGTACCGCTACGGCGGCAACACACCCGATACAGGTTTCGATTGCAGCGGGCTGATCGGCTACGTGTACCGCAACCAGGTGGGCACGCCGCCGCCCCGCACGGTGGCGCAGCTCAACGGCTGGGGCTACCCGATCGACGGCGGCGAGTTGCGCGCCGGAGACCTGGTGGTGTTCGGCACCGGCCGCCAGCCCAACCATGCAGGCATCTATGTCGGTGAAGGGCGTTTTGTGCACGCACCCTCCACCGGCGGAACGGTGCGGCTGGACCACCTGCAGGCCCGCCACTGGGCGCGGCAGAACGCAGCGTTTCGGAGACCTTGA